In the Butyricicoccus intestinisimiae genome, GATGAACGGTCTACCAAAGGCTACAAAACCGGAAACAATCAGTGCCATAATATAGCCTTGGATCCGTCCAACTTGAATAGCCAAGTCCGTCAGTTCTTTATCGGATGCTCCTAAAAATACTAAACGATTTGTTTTAGGCGCCAACAGATTCGATATACCTGTGGTCAATCCAAACATCATACCGTTAAACATCCCACCAACGTTATACACTGCTACTCCCGTTGTTGCCAGCGCCGGAACCATACCAATCATCACGGTATCTGTCGCGTTATAAAGCTGACCCACTACATTTGCAACAAAGATCCAAAAAGAAAATCCAAGTATTTCTTTCATCTTATTTGTAGGTAAATTCTTCATTCTGGGTTTCATCTGCATTTTGTGCCGAACATAAATTTGATATGCTATGCGTGTTAAAATAGATGCTCCCATTGCCGCAATGGTCATACCTACAGATCCCATTCCCATAAACAATGCCACCAAATTTAAACACGGAACACCACAAGTCTGAATGATATTGATATACTGCAAAAAGACAAATTTTTCATGTGCATTTACTACAGATAAATACGGTGACTGCGAAAAATTCAGTGCCATATTTATGACCATCATAAATACCAGCAGCTGCATCCTACTCAACTCCACAGCAGTCAAAGACTTCGCATACCATAGAGGCAAACCCATCGTTAGCAGTGTACCCACAATCAGCGTTGCGACAGCAATTCCATTGAAAATCACATCAAAGAGTCCAAACATTCGCTCTTCGGCTTCTTTTCCTTCTTCTTCCCGAGACTTAATAAGATACCGAGTAATCGCCGAACCAAGCCCCATGGAAATAAGCGAAAGATAGCTTGTCACACTGCTCGCCAGTTTATATAAACCATATTCGCTCTGTCCCAATAGCGAAAGCATAATTGGAGTATAAAAAATCGGAATAAAATTTCCCAAAATCATGTTCACATAATACAGAACAATTCCAATTTTCAATTGACTTTTTTCCTGTGCCATTTATATATGTATCCTTTATTCTAAAAGAGAATCAAATCCAATCCGCGGAAAAACCTCCAGTTTACCGCCGCGAGTCGCATTATACACCACAATATTCCGAGCATCGCAATGGCGCTTCATCGCAAGATACGTCAGCGTGCTGCGCTCTGTATTGGGAATATATAATCTATCCTTATCTTCATTGTATTTATCCGTAAAATAGTCTTTTACGGAGTTGTCCACTACAATTTCACCCTTGTTGTTCTGACTGATGTGAAACTGATGATCCACTCCAATAAGAAAAATCTTTTGAAAGCCCATGTAAGCCGCAAGCTGCGCCGCTGTATACATACAGGTGCTGGAATTATAC is a window encoding:
- a CDS encoding oligosaccharide flippase family protein, with translation MAQEKSQLKIGIVLYYVNMILGNFIPIFYTPIMLSLLGQSEYGLYKLASSVTSYLSLISMGLGSAITRYLIKSREEEGKEAEERMFGLFDVIFNGIAVATLIVGTLLTMGLPLWYAKSLTAVELSRMQLLVFMMVINMALNFSQSPYLSVVNAHEKFVFLQYINIIQTCGVPCLNLVALFMGMGSVGMTIAAMGASILTRIAYQIYVRHKMQMKPRMKNLPTNKMKEILGFSFWIFVANVVGQLYNATDTVMIGMVPALATTGVAVYNVGGMFNGMMFGLTTGISNLLAPKTNRLVFLGASDKELTDLAIQVGRIQGYIMALIVSGFVAFGRPFIMFLAGNNYMEAYWIAILMMIPNMIPLVQSVCLNVIVAQNKHRFRSLVYLGIAIVNVVGTWFLMQHMGIVGAAFMTGVALILGQGFAMNWYYHKKSNLNMVRFWKQIACVYRIPVLMCTVTLLISKFIDFYKIQVLLIGIMLYVVVYCILNWRFTMNNYEKNLILLF